Proteins found in one Oncorhynchus tshawytscha isolate Ot180627B linkage group LG25, Otsh_v2.0, whole genome shotgun sequence genomic segment:
- the arg1 gene encoding arginase-1 codes for MVIMKSSGGLQLAFRIYKRSHHSVGIIGAPFSKGQPRDGVEKGPDLIRAAGLVEKLKAQGCAVRDYGNVTFEEVANDEPIGNVKRPRAVGSANQRLSAAVHAVKNDGHTCVMLGGDHSLAIGSIQGHAAAKKDLSVVWVDAHADINTPLTSPTGNIHGQPMSYLIHELQSKIPVLPNFSWIKPCVSAKDIVYIGLRDVDPEEHHILKLLGIKVYSMTEVDRLGIAKVMEETCDYIFSKVKKPIHLSYDIDALDPSISPATGTPVVGGLTYREGIYITEHISQTGLLSAVDMVEVNPKRGRTDDEISSTVNAAVDLIRGCFGKLREGNHPADYKMPLP; via the exons ATGGTCATTATGAAAAGCTCGGGAGGATTACAACTCGCCTTCAGAATTTATAAGCGAAGTCATCACTCAGTTGGAATTATTGGAGCgcctttttcaaaaggacaa CCGCGGGATGGTGTGGAGAAAGGACCAGACCTCATTCGCGCAGCCGGATTGGTGGAGAAGCTTAAAGCGCAAG GCTGTGCGGTCAGAGACTATGGCAACGTGACGTTTGAGGAGGTGGCCAACGATGAGCCAATAGGCAATGTGAAGAGACCCAGAGCGGTGGGCAGCGCCAACCAACGTCTGTCTGCTGCCGTCCACGCTGTGAAAAATGACGGACACACCTGTGTGATGCTGGGAGGAGATCAcag TTTGGCAATAGGCTCGATCCAGGGGCATGCAGCAGCTAAGAAGGACCTCAGTGTGGTATGGGTGGACGCCCATGCAGACATCAACACACCCCTGACCTCCCCTACAGGCAATATCCACGGACAGCCCATGTCCTACCTCATCCACGAGCTGCAATCCAAG ATTCCAGTTCTGCCAAATTTCTCTTGGATAAAGCCATGCGTATCAGCCAAAGACATAGTCTACATTGGCTTGAGAGACGTGGATCCAGAGGAGCA CCATATCCTGAAGCTACTGGGTATCAAAGTTTACTCCATGACTGAGGTGGATCGCCTTGGAATCGCCAAAGTGATGGAGGAGACATGTGACTACATCTTCTCAAA GGTGAAGAAGCCCATCCATCTGAGCTATGACATCGACGCCCTGGACCCATCAATCTCCCCGGCCACAGGAACCCCAGTAGTGGGAGGGCTGACCTACAGGGAGGGAATCTACATCACAGAGCACATCAGTCAGACAG GGCTGCTGTCTGCAGTGGACATGGTGGAGGTGAACCCTAAGAGGGGCAGGACAGATGATGAGATCAGCTCCACGGTCAACGCTGCAGTAGATCTGATACGTGGCTGCTTCGGAAAGCTTCGGGAGGGAAACCACCCTGCAGACTACAAGATGCCCCTGCCTTGA